The Hydrogenispora ethanolica genome includes the window TCTGGTGAAAGGGTTGTAATCTAATTTTGATTGCTTTTTTTGTTGGCGCGAATGAGTCCCTTCATTACAATTCATCTTATAGTCCGCCAATGTTTTTCAGAAATTCACCTGGAGTCATCACGGCGCAAAAGCGTTTTAATGGCTCCAAATCGGCGATGTTTGAGCTAACAACCACATCAGGGCGGCACTGAACTGCGGCTAAGAGCAGATGGAAGTCTCCGAGATCGGTTTGGTGGAGCGGTATCTTTAGCATATCGGATAATTCGGCATCGATGGGCCACCAATCCGCAAATTTGGATAAAACCACCCAAAGGGGTGTATCTTCAGGAAAAGTCGAAACAAATCGATAGGTCTGGCGAATGGACAGCGCCGCGCCAGGATCGAGTATTGCGGCAAAACCATTTAAAAGCCATGTGATAAAGTCTTTCGAACCGGAAATTGCCTTGCAAAAAGATATCAAACGACTTTATCACTTGCTTTTCTGAGCTTTTATGAACACCCCGACCTTCGGACGGGGTTTATCACAACGCTTTTAAAAACAGCGCGATTTCTTCCGGCATATAAATACGGCGGGCCGCTCTTTTACCGATCCCATCCGAACAAGCCTTATGAATGAATTCAGCAATCACCGCCTGAGAAATAACGGGCTGGTATAGCGGAGTAGCCCCCAACTTTAATAGCCGCATGTTCCATCCGTCCGGCTTAACCAAAGCCCCGCAAAAAACGGTGGTATCCAAAAGAGCGGTGGGCCGAGGGCTCATCGCTCAAACTCGTCGATGCCGGGTGAGTTCGAAAAACGTGAATTAATTTGCTCCGTTGTTTCTTGAAACGCCCGGACTTTGGAGAGATCGCCAAATTGTGCCGCCGGGATGCGCCAAGCGCCGCCCGGAGTTTGGATGGCTTGAATTTTGCCTTGTTCACACCATTTTCTGACCATTCGGTCGGATACTTGAAAGGCTGTCGCGATCTCGGCGGTCTTGTAGTAGGCTTTCGCCGTTACCGGATAGATATCGATCTGAAGTTCTTCAGCGGCAGAAACAGTTAGTTCATCGGCATATTGGAGGAACCGGGCAGCGATTTTTTTCCTGGTTTCGGCTTTTTGAAGATCCTTTTTGACGACAATCATACTCATTTTTCCCACCGTCCCATCTCCATTCTACAGCGATTCCGGAAATTCCGCAAGTTCCGCTATATAGTATGGCCGATTCATGGGAATATTTCCAAATTCGCCGGAGAAAAGGCGGGCATAGAATCGGGGGCGAAAAAAATTTCGCTTGAAAATGAAGTTTAAAAGCATTTCATCGAAGATCGAGGGAAAGTCAGCTCCTTGTCACACCCGTTTCTTATACTGCCCCGGCGCGATGCCGGTGGTTTTCTTGAACATCCGGATGAAGTTGGAATAGTCGCGGAATCCCGACATCTGGCAGGCCTCGGTCACATTATGCCCCTCCGCCAGCAGCTTTTTGGCCCGGGCGATCCGCTTGTAGATGATATACTCGTGGAGCGTGCTGCCGGCGTATTGCTTGAATAACCGGCTGAGATGAAAGCGGTTGACGTAGAGGCGGCGTTCCAGGGCTTCCAGGGAGAGATCCTCCTCCAGATTGGCCTCGATATAATCGAGCACCGGCATCAGCTGTTCCGGCGGATCGAAGCGCTCGGCGACGGGCCGGATATCCAGGAAGAGCTGTTCGATATAGACCAGGAGTTCGATGAGATAGGTCAGGCGCAATAGCGCCGCGCCATCCCCCGCCCGGTCGCAAACCTCCTCGATCTGCGCGAACAGCCGCCGCGCCGTCAGGATCTGCTCCGGCCCCAGGTTCAGCTTATTTCCCTCGCCTTTGGGCCGGTCCGTAAAGCACTGCAGCATGTCGAAGCCGGGACCGCTAAAGAGTCCCAGCAGTTCGGGGCTGAAATGAACCGTAATCCGTTCGTAAACAGCGGGCGTCACGAAGGTCGGCCGGTGAATCTCATGATTATTGATCAACAATAAATCGCCCGGCTTCAACTGGTAGATCTGCTTCTCGATGAAATAGCGGACATCGCCGGAGATGAAGAAGTAAATCTCGAAAAAGTTGTGCAGGTGGAAGTCGAACGTCTCCGGGTAGCGGTCCTTTTTGTGACTGTAGCTGATAAAGCTTTCGCGATCCTGGTAATAACGCTCCAGCAACATCCGAACCTCCTTCGCAATATGTCAAGAAAAGCAATATTGAACGCAAAATTAGCCAAGAATATGGGTTTAATCAATATTATACTATATCCATCAGCATTACAGGGAGGAGTTTCAATGAAATTCGCAGTATTTACCGTCAGTACGCCGGAGTATGACCCGCGCCAGACCGTCCGGCGGTTGCGGGAGATCGGCTACGACGGCGTGGAGTGGCGGATCGCCGCGGCGCCGCCGGCGGAGAAACCGGCCGATTATACCTATGAGCGGCGTTACTGGTGTTATAATCAGAGCACGTTGGATCTGGAGACGCTGCCGGAGCGGGCGGCGGAGGTCCGGGCTTTTACCAGCGAGGCCGGGCTGGAGATCTGTTCGCTCACCACCTATCTGCTGCCGGACCAGCTTGCGGCGGTGGAGCGGGTGCTGCAGGCCGCCCGCCAAATGGACTGTCCGAATATTCGGGTCAACGCCCCGAATTTCAAGGACGGCGATCATTACCCGACGCTCTTTGAGCGGACCGTCGGCCAACTGCGACAGCTCGAACCGCTGGCTGCCCGGTACGGCGTGCGGATCAATCTCGAGATCCACATGGGCAACATCATTCCCAGCGCCAGCGCCGCCTATCGCCTGGTCTCCGGCTTCGACCCCCGGCACATCGGGATCATCTTCGACCCCGGCAATATGGTTTATGAAGGCTTCGAAAACTACCGGCTCGGCGTGGAACTGCTCGGGCCGTACCTGGCCCACGTCCATGTGAAGAATGCCATTTGGCAACAGACCGAAACCACGCCCGACGGGGTCCAGGTCTGGCAGCCAACCTGGGCGCCGGTGAAATCCGGTTTCGCCGACCTGCGCCGCCTGGCCCGGGTGCTCAAGGAAGCGGGCTATCAAGGCTACCTGTCGCTGGAGGATTTCTCCAATGAAGAGGATACCGAGAGCAAACTCCGGAACAACCTGGCTTTCATGAAGGAGATCACCGCTTAAGCTCCCGGACCCTGAGGAGGGGAGAAGGGGCGCGCCCAGAATTGCGCCGTCCCGGTGAGGGCACGGCCGGCCCTGCTCCGGCAAGGCACGGCCTCCCAAGAGATGATGAAGAACGGAGAGAAACTACTGATGAGTCAATTTATCCTAAGCGCCTTTGCGGATGAGATCGCCGACGACCTTCAGACCCAGATGGACGTCCTGGAGGAGCATGACATTCATTTCATCGAGATGCGCGGCGTGAACGGCAGGCCCTTGGTCCAGCACAGCCTGGACGAGGTCCGGGCGATCAAGGCGCAACTGGACGCCCGGGGTTTCCGGATCTCCGCCGTCGGCTCGCCCATCGGCAAGATCAAGATCAGCGACCCTTTTGAACCCCATCTGGAGCTCTTCCGGCATACGCTGGAGATCGCCAAGATCCTGGAGACCGGGTACATCCGGATGTTCAGCTTCTTCCTGCCGCCGGGCGAGGACCCCCGGCATTACCGAGCAGAGGTCCTGCGCCGCTGGGAAGCGCTGCTTCAGGCCGCCGACGGCACGGGATTGGTGCTGCTCCATGAGAATGAGAAGGAAATATACGGCGATACGCCCGAACGCTGCCTCGATCTGCTGACGTCGTTTCCCGGCGATGGGCTGAGGGCGGTCTTCGATCCGGCCAATTTCGTCCAGTGCGATGTCGAAACCTTCCCCGGGGCCTACCGGCTCCTGGAGGATTACGTGGTCTATATGCATATCAAGGACGCGGTCGCCAGCGACCATCATGTCGTCCCCGCCGGATACGGCGACGGGAAGGTCCCGGCGATCCTCGCCGCGCTGCAGCGCCGGGGTTATGAGGGTTTCCTGTCGCTCGAGCCCCACCTCGGCAGCTTCAAAGGCTTCGCCGCTCTGGAGCCCAACTCGCCAGCCAACCAGCTGCCCGAGGGCGGTCCGAAGCAATTCGCCATCGCCGTGGCGGCCTTGAAAAAGATCCTGGCGGAGCTCCCGCAATAAGTCTCCGGGACGCCCGGAGCGCTTGCGGAGGCGAATCACTGAATAGAGGAGGAGACTATGGACAAGGTACGAATCGGAATCATCGGCATCGGCAACATGGGCAGCGCCCATGCCCGGTACCTCTTTCAAGGCGATATTCCCGGAGCGGAACTCACCGCGGTGTGCGATACTAATCCCGCCCGGCTGCAATGGGCGTCGGAGACCTTTGGCGATAAAGTATTGACCTTCGCCGGCGCCGAGCAGCTGTTCGCCGCGGGGGTGGTCGATGCGGTAATGGTGGCCACGCCGCACTACGACCATCCGCCCCTGGCCATTCAGGCTTTCAACCACGGCTGCCATGTGCTCTGCGAGAAGCCGGCCGGGGTCTACACTAAGCAAGTGCGGGAGATGAACGAGGCCGCCGCCAAGAGCGGCAAAGTCTTCAGCATGATGTACAACCAGCGGACCAATCCTCTCTACCAGAAACTGCGGGATCTGGTCCAATCGGGCGAGCTGGGTCCGATCAAGCGGACCAATTGGATCATCACTTCCTGGTACCGCTCGCAGAGCTATTACGATTCCGGCGGCTGGCGGGCCACCTGGGCGGGAGAAGGCGGCGGGGTGCTCCTGAATCAAGACCCGCACCAGTTGGATCTCTGGCAATGGATCTGCGGCATGCCGGTGCGGGTCCGGGCTTTCTGCCAGTTCGGCAAGTTCCATGAGATCGAGGTGGAGGATGACGTCACCGCCTACGTGGAGTATGAGAACGGCGCCACCGGCCTTTTCGTCACCTCCACCGGCGAGTCGCCCGGCACCAACCGTTTCGAGATCAGCGCCGACCGCGGCAAGGTCGTGGTCGAAGACGGCAAGCTCACCTTCTGGCGGCTGCGGGTTCCGGAGCGCCAGTTCAACCGGGAGTATAAGGGCGGATTCGGCCAGCCGGAATGTTGGGAATGCCAGATTCCGATCACCGGCAAAGCCACCGACCATCCCGGAATCACCGCCAACTGGGTCGAGGCCATCCTCAAAGGAGCGCCGCTGTTGGCGCCGGGCCCCGAAGGAATCCGCGGCCTGGAACTCTCCAACGCGATGCACTTGTCGGCCTGGCTCGACAATTGGGTGGATCTGCCCATCGACGAGGAATTGTTCCATCAGAAATTGCAAGAGCGGATCGCCACCTCGACCGCAAAGAAGCAGAGCGGTCCCGACCGCGTGCTGAGCGTCGGCGGAACGCATTGAGCGGTGTCATCGGTACTTTATCCCATGGCTAAACAGCCGGAGAATTCATTCCATGCTTTGGGCGTCAACGCCCAAAGCATGGAATTTTTTATGCGGAAGTCGTTTTTCGGGAGCGTAACCATAGGTTCGGCAAAATCATGTGCCGGATGGATAGTTGGCTTTTAACGAAGCCGGTAGGTTGAACCTGCCGCCGTAGGATGCTTCGGGCTATTTTTTGATCGAGAGCTCCTGTACCTAAACGCTTGGGTAAAGGCAAAGGGACACATTGCCTGGGGAAAGCCCTCGGCCTAACGAATACCCGTTACGGATTAAGGTCCTATTTTGGCGCTTATCTCCCAGGTTGGGCCGCTAGCGCCCCCCGGATAATGGCCTGCTCCAGTACTACCGCTGCGGCTGTGCCCACAATCGTAACGACGGCGTCTCTCGACATGTCACTGGTGTGTGAACCCAAGGCGAGGCAGAAGACCGTGTCACCATCCCACTGAGTGTGATTGGGGGAGATGGCCCGGGCCATTCCATCGTCGGCGAGTTTGGCCACCCGGTTGGCCTCCGCCTTGCTCAGCCGCTCTGTGGTCGCCACTACGGCGATCGTGGTGCTCTGGTAGTACAGTGGTGACGGCACACCGTCCAGCATCGCCCGGGTCTGATCGACGAAGGTTCCGTCGGGATTTAGCGCTCCGACGACGATCCGCCCCCGATCCCACACGTCTCCGAGGGCATTGACCACCGCCAGGGCCGCCACCACAGGGCCGCCGGGAATGTGAATGGAGGCGGTGCCCAGTCCGCCTTTCATCGGTATCCCGTAGATCTTCCCCACCGTCGCTCCCGCCCCGGCGCCTACATTTCCTTCGGCTACGGGACCTGAATTTGCAGCCTGGCAGGCAGCGTAGGCCAGGGCCGCATCAGGCGGAGGTGAGCCCATGGCGAAGGGAAGGTCAAAGATAACCGCCGCGGGTACGAGCGGTACCTCGGCGATCCTTTGTTCAACAAGCCAGCGCATTACCCCTCCCGTCGCCGGCAACCCGAAGAAACTGCCGCCGGTGAGAAGGAGGCCGTATACAGGATACTCCGCAGCGCCAGGGCGGATGATATCGGTATTTTGGGTACCGGGGCTACCTCCGCTTACGTCTACACCTGGAACTGCCCCATCCGGGCAGAGAATCACCGTGCATCCCGTGCGTCCGCTTTCTTCCTCGGCGTTTCCCACCAGGATGCCGGGAACATCAGTGAGTCCTCCCGGGGGTTTTGTTTTATTCATTGATCTCACCCTTATCTGAAAGATTTAACTTTTTCCAATGTCGCATGCGTATTGATGCTCTTTCAAGCAGGCGGAATGCTCTGCGGGAACCGGAAGACGTTTTCCGGGTCGTATTTGGCCTTCACCCGGGTCAACCGGCCAAAGTTGCCGCCGTAGTATGCCTCGGGCCAATTCTTGATTGAGAGGTCCGGGGTATTAACGTAAACGCCCCGAGTAAAGGGGAGCATCGCCCGACGGAAGTCCTCTACCCAACGAATCCCTGGAGCAATTCCTTCCTGGGCGCTCCAGGTGGCAAAGAGGGACATGTTCGATAGCGCCTCACGGTAGAAGTATGCCGTGGCCGTATTCGGAACTCTGGCTACCGCCCCGCCTAGACCGTGGAAAAAGACGGTAACTGTGGAAGCCTGAGGTGGTTCGTTGATGAAGCGCCGGATCGTGGCAATACCCTCCTCCGGCAGCAGGTGATCGACGAAGGGACCTACACTTTTGAAAGGCAAGGGAGACGTAGGCTGGGTGGCTGCTATCAGGGATACAGCCTTAAGCCAGGGTATCTCTTCAATGGTTACTTGCTGCGGCGAGCCGGCCCGAAGCAAAGGTTCCAGCAGGCGACGCAGTTTTTCAGCCGAACCGAGAAAAACTCCTTGCATAAGCAGCAAGGACTGTTCTCCCGAAGTTATCGTGAGGAGTGGAGTGAGCCGCTCGTCGGCGTCAGGAGTGGTATAGTTCTGCCAGGTTCGCAATACCGGCTCTAGATCCTGAAGCTTCCAATTAATGCTGGCATAGGCAACCGTGTCAATTTGATGCGTGCGGAAGCGGAAAGAGGTACAGATACCAAAATTACCGCCACCGCCACCGCGCGAAGCCCAGAATAGATCGGGATGTTGATCGGCATTGGCGTAAAGCACATTGCCGTTGGCGTCGACCATCTCCAATTCAAGTAGGTTATCAATTATCAGACCCCACGGCCGAGATAGACTGCTCTGACCGCCGCCCAGGGTAAACCCGGCGATACCCGTGGTGGGGCAGAGACCGGCCGGCACCACCAATCCCTCGGCCCCCAGTGTCTCGTATAATTCGATGTCCCGCAGGCCGGTCTGTACCGTAACGGTACCACGCTGGTGGTCCACCTTCACCTGTTTCATCTCACTGACGTCAATCACAATGCCGGCATCAACGACCGATAAGCCTTCATAGTTGTGACGGCCGGAGCGCATACGGAGCGGCACGGCCCGATAATGCGCCCAGCGTATGGCGTTGACTACGTCCTGAGTCTCCTGGGCAAATACAATGACCAACGGGAATCGATTAAAGAAGGTGTTGAACTCCAGGCGGGCCGCATGATATTGCGGATCTCCCGGTAAGACGATGCGCCCGGTGAGGTCGGGCTCCTTATTATGGGACATTCAAACATCACTCCCTATCATAAATTAGCGGATTGGATATTCAATAATATGTCACTCATTACACAAACTGTATCAATCAAAGAAAAAATGTACGATTAGAACAGAATTTACAGTTGCTCCAGGTCATTATATCAATCCAACGATTCGCCTTATAGACGGGATGAGCGGGAACGCCAATATCGGTGAATCGGCAGGGGTCGACTAACTTCGGGGCCGCTGGATTCCAAGCTTCTGGAGAGGTTTCCGTGTTTCGGCGGTCGTTCGATTAGCCCGTGCTAACAGTCTGATTGGACAAAATGGATGTCGGTGAAGTTGATGTGGGGAGATGCTGCGCAAGGTGTAGTCCATGCTGGAAATCAACTGAAGAGATTTGGAAAGGACAGGTTATCATTGTCACCAAGTTACCAAAGACGATGGGGTATCTGAATGCAGCATTATATGAATATGCAAAAAGTCAAGAGTCTATGCTGGGAAAAGGATATTTGGACCAAGACAAAAGGTGCGGAGGATGGTCGGATGGGATTGGGGTAAAGAATCGTAGTATGGAAATGGCAGAATCCCGGTAATTTAAGTTGCTAAAAAGTGGTCGCCGTCGGATCCGATAAGGGGAAGCGCTTCACGATTCGGGAACGGTCTGGCTCCGGGGCTGGAATTGGCGGCGGTAGTCATAGGGCGTATAGCCGTAACGCGCTTTAAACTGCTTGATGAAATAAGCGGCCGCGTTGTAGCCGGCTTGAAAGCCGACCTCCTGCACGGACAGGGCCGTCTGGAGCAACAGGCCGCGCGCTTTCTCCAGCCGCTGGTCATTGATGTACGTTATAAAAGCGACCCCGGTGACCTCTTTGAATATTTTACTGAAATAGCCGGGGCTCAAGCGAATATGTTCGGCCACCGAATCCAGGGACAAATCGGCCGCGCTCAGATGTTCCGCGATATAGGCAAGGGCTTCGGCGACGATCTGATAGTTCCGGTTGGAGATGCGGGTTTGATTCCATTGAAAAACCCGCTCGGCGCAGCCGGTGATCCAGAAGGCAAAGCCGGCGATGTTGTTATTTTCCGAGAATAAGTCCTGCAAGCCGGAGATCTCTTTTTCCGACAGTTTATACTGCATTTCTTTGATATAGATCGAGAAGATCCGCGTGATCTCCAGCAATTTCTGCCGGCAGTGATCGGCGGAGTAATGGCCTTGCCGGATCCGTTCCACCAATCCCGCTAAAACCGCGTCCACCTGCTTCAGATTGCCCGTTTTCAGGTTCGCCGCGAATTCCTGGATGAATGAGTCGGGGAGCGACTCCGGGCTGGCCTCTTTTGGGAGGAACGCTTCGCCCGTCAAAACCGGAATATCGGGATAAAAATAACAATACTTGAAGAGGACGGCCGCTTCCTGGAAAGACCGGTGGATCCCAAGCAAAGAGTCGGTCCAGGTTCCGGCGGTAATGCTGACGGGCAAGCGGTAATCGGCCCAAAGGAAATCGGTAATCTTCCCGGCCAGGTTTTCGAGGTGCTCGGGATCCGGCCGGGTGGACCCGATGATGAGCGCGATCCTTTGGTCGGCCAGGCCGACTCCCACATGATAAAGCGCCGGGGAGTTGTTCGCTTCGCTCGCCCGGATCAGTCGCTCTTTGATGGTTTGACTCTCTTCGAAGGTGAAATTCTTGAAGACTTGATGATCCACTTGGATGAGGACCACGCAGAAATAGGGATAATCCAGATTGGCATGGAATAGATCGAGCTCCTTGGCGAATTCTTGCGCGGTCAAGAAACGGTTATATAGCAGCCCGGTGATGAAATGGTTCCGGATCACCGGCTCGTTGGCCTGGAGGGAAGTTACTTTCACCGCCATCTCATCGATAAAATGGTTGATGAAGCCGTACTCGTTTTCCGCCGCCAGGTTCGGATCCTTGCTGCCGGTCAGCGCGCGCACCTTTTGGATGATCACCGCCAGGGGGTTGTAAATCCGGCGGGTCAGGATGAACGAAGCCGCCAGGCCGATGCCGATGGCCAGCAGACAGATGACCATCAATAATTGCTGAACGAAAATGGTGCTTTGATAAAAGCGGTGAATGGGCGTGATGTTGACGATCTTCCAGTCGGAATACGGCAGCGAGGCAAAGGCGATCATCGAAGCGACCCGGCCCACTTTGCCGCCGAAGCTGTCATAGTTCCGGCGCGAAGCCAGGATCCGCCGCACGTATTTTTCCTGGTTCAATGACTGATAGAGTAGCTTTTTCCGGGGGTGGGAAATAATCTGGCCGCGCTGGTTGATGATGAAGGTATGCTGATATTCGGCGGGAATGATCTTCTGAATGATCCGGCTGACGGTGCTTTCGGCAACGTCGATGGCGATGACGCCCTGATAATCGGTTCCGGAGGAGATCATCGGAAAGGTTCTGACAAAGGTAAAATAATTGGTTTTTCGGTCCATGGTTTCCGGAGCGATATCGCGCAGCACCTTCCGGGATTCGATCCAGCGGAAGCTGTCCGGGTAATGATTCATGGCGCGGAGCCAATCCAGTTTCTTATAGGATTGGCCTTGATGGGTCAGATAACTGACGCCGGAAGAAGAGGAAATGATGAGATCCTGCTTTTTATAGTAGACATGGATGGCGCTGATGATGCCGGGATGATTGGCGACGATTTTTTGAAAGTAGTTATAGGTTTGATACAGTTGGTAATGGTTGCCCTTGACCGGCTCGTTGAAGTGAAAAAGCGTCTCCGAGGAACCGTCGTATTCGGTGGAAAGATCCATAAAACACAGGATCACCGGTTCAATGATCTGAAATTTCAGAGTCTCGGCCACTTGTTCCAACACCTTCTGGTGGACGGTTTCAATCTCGTGATTGAAACGGGACGAAAAGAAGAGATAAGAAAAGATGCCCACAATGAAGGTGACGATCATCACCACGATGATAAAGGAGAGGATCAGTTTTCCAAAGAGCGAGTTGAGTTTGGTCATCCGGCTGAGTTTCTGATTCAGACTGTCGAGTTCCAAATCTTTCACTTCCTCGGTTGAACTTTGGAATCGCGGGAAACCGCTCCACCGATCCTAATGGATGTACTTCTGGTTAATTTTTAATTCCCCTTCTGTAAAGCCGGAAATTGATACTTTCCGATGAATTTGTTATTGTGAGGGATCCCCCCGGGAAACTACAATCGAATCAGTGGAATATCCCGCAAAATTAGCCTCGAAGGAGGATGGCCGATGGCGCTGACCAAGGAATGGGAGAAACGGATTCTCAAATGGCTGGCGGAGTTGAAAAATCATTTTTTCCGGGAATTGGGGGTTATCGAGTTTACGGGGTTCGTCACCAGGGATCAGCTGGAGTTGGCCGACGCGTTGCGCGGCCCTTTTGCCGCTATGCCCGAAGGAACTGCCTGGGGAGCCAAGTGGGAGTACGGCTGGTTCCGGGGAAATGTGACCTTGGCCGAGGCGGCGCGGGGAAAGCGGATCGTCATCCGTCCCTGTCTGGGTGGAGAGAGCGCGGTGTATATCGACGGTTTGAACGCCGGAGCCATCGATAAGGAGCACCGTGAGGTGACATTGTGCATGAATGGGGAGCCGGGCCGGACCTTTGCGATCATTGCCGAGTCCTATGCCGGACACGGCCCCCGCCTGGAGGATATCCCGCCGCTCCCGCCCGGGCGGGTGGCGGTTCCGGAGCCAGGACCCACCCAGGTCCGGGTCGCTCGGAGCACCTTTGGCATCTGGGATGAGGAGGCTTATCAATTGTGGCTCGATGCGACCGCCTTGTATCAGATCCGCTGCAATATCAATGAAAATTCGTTGCGCGCCGCTGCCATCGACAAGGGGCTCAAGGATTTCACACTCCGGGTCGATTTTGAACTGCCGTACGAGGCGCGTCTCAAAACGTTTCAAGCGGGCCGCGAGCGGCTGCGACCGCTGCTGTCATGCGTCAATGGCTCCACCGCTCCCACGATGTTCATCTTCGGCCAGTCGCACCTCGATCTGGCCTGGCTATGGCCGTTCGCCGAGACCGAGCGGAAATGCGCCCGCACCGTGGCCACGCAGCTCGCGCTGATGGATGAGTATCCCGAATACCGGTTCCTCCTGACCCAAGCGCCGGTGTTCCTGACCTTGAAGGAACGTTATCCCCGATTGTATCAACGGGTCCGGGAAAAAATCGCCTCGGGTCAGCTGATCCCCGAAGGCGGAATGTGGGTGGAGGCGGACACCAATTTGCCCGGCGGCGAAAGCCTGATCCGCCAGTTGCTCTATGGGAAGCGTTTTTTCCGGGAAGAGTTCGGAGTCGACAGCCAGTTGGTGTGGCTGCCGGACGTTTTCGGCTTTTCGGCCGCGCTGCCGCAGATCCTCGT containing:
- a CDS encoding P1 family peptidase, whose translation is MNKTKPPGGLTDVPGILVGNAEEESGRTGCTVILCPDGAVPGVDVSGGSPGTQNTDIIRPGAAEYPVYGLLLTGGSFFGLPATGGVMRWLVEQRIAEVPLVPAAVIFDLPFAMGSPPPDAALAYAACQAANSGPVAEGNVGAGAGATVGKIYGIPMKGGLGTASIHIPGGPVVAALAVVNALGDVWDRGRIVVGALNPDGTFVDQTRAMLDGVPSPLYYQSTTIAVVATTERLSKAEANRVAKLADDGMARAISPNHTQWDGDTVFCLALGSHTSDMSRDAVVTIVGTAAAVVLEQAIIRGALAAQPGR
- a CDS encoding sugar phosphate isomerase/epimerase family protein, which encodes MKFAVFTVSTPEYDPRQTVRRLREIGYDGVEWRIAAAPPAEKPADYTYERRYWCYNQSTLDLETLPERAAEVRAFTSEAGLEICSLTTYLLPDQLAAVERVLQAARQMDCPNIRVNAPNFKDGDHYPTLFERTVGQLRQLEPLAARYGVRINLEIHMGNIIPSASAAYRLVSGFDPRHIGIIFDPGNMVYEGFENYRLGVELLGPYLAHVHVKNAIWQQTETTPDGVQVWQPTWAPVKSGFADLRRLARVLKEAGYQGYLSLEDFSNEEDTESKLRNNLAFMKEITA
- a CDS encoding Gfo/Idh/MocA family protein; translated protein: MDKVRIGIIGIGNMGSAHARYLFQGDIPGAELTAVCDTNPARLQWASETFGDKVLTFAGAEQLFAAGVVDAVMVATPHYDHPPLAIQAFNHGCHVLCEKPAGVYTKQVREMNEAAAKSGKVFSMMYNQRTNPLYQKLRDLVQSGELGPIKRTNWIITSWYRSQSYYDSGGWRATWAGEGGGVLLNQDPHQLDLWQWICGMPVRVRAFCQFGKFHEIEVEDDVTAYVEYENGATGLFVTSTGESPGTNRFEISADRGKVVVEDGKLTFWRLRVPERQFNREYKGGFGQPECWECQIPITGKATDHPGITANWVEAILKGAPLLAPGPEGIRGLELSNAMHLSAWLDNWVDLPIDEELFHQKLQERIATSTAKKQSGPDRVLSVGGTH
- a CDS encoding helix-turn-helix domain-containing protein; amino-acid sequence: MIVVKKDLQKAETRKKIAARFLQYADELTVSAAEELQIDIYPVTAKAYYKTAEIATAFQVSDRMVRKWCEQGKIQAIQTPGGAWRIPAAQFGDLSKVRAFQETTEQINSRFSNSPGIDEFER
- a CDS encoding helix-turn-helix domain-containing protein codes for the protein MELDSLNQKLSRMTKLNSLFGKLILSFIIVVMIVTFIVGIFSYLFFSSRFNHEIETVHQKVLEQVAETLKFQIIEPVILCFMDLSTEYDGSSETLFHFNEPVKGNHYQLYQTYNYFQKIVANHPGIISAIHVYYKKQDLIISSSSGVSYLTHQGQSYKKLDWLRAMNHYPDSFRWIESRKVLRDIAPETMDRKTNYFTFVRTFPMISSGTDYQGVIAIDVAESTVSRIIQKIIPAEYQHTFIINQRGQIISHPRKKLLYQSLNQEKYVRRILASRRNYDSFGGKVGRVASMIAFASLPYSDWKIVNITPIHRFYQSTIFVQQLLMVICLLAIGIGLAASFILTRRIYNPLAVIIQKVRALTGSKDPNLAAENEYGFINHFIDEMAVKVTSLQANEPVIRNHFITGLLYNRFLTAQEFAKELDLFHANLDYPYFCVVLIQVDHQVFKNFTFEESQTIKERLIRASEANNSPALYHVGVGLADQRIALIIGSTRPDPEHLENLAGKITDFLWADYRLPVSITAGTWTDSLLGIHRSFQEAAVLFKYCYFYPDIPVLTGEAFLPKEASPESLPDSFIQEFAANLKTGNLKQVDAVLAGLVERIRQGHYSADHCRQKLLEITRIFSIYIKEMQYKLSEKEISGLQDLFSENNNIAGFAFWITGCAERVFQWNQTRISNRNYQIVAEALAYIAEHLSAADLSLDSVAEHIRLSPGYFSKIFKEVTGVAFITYINDQRLEKARGLLLQTALSVQEVGFQAGYNAAAYFIKQFKARYGYTPYDYRRQFQPRSQTVPES
- a CDS encoding sugar phosphate isomerase/epimerase family protein, which encodes MSQFILSAFADEIADDLQTQMDVLEEHDIHFIEMRGVNGRPLVQHSLDEVRAIKAQLDARGFRISAVGSPIGKIKISDPFEPHLELFRHTLEIAKILETGYIRMFSFFLPPGEDPRHYRAEVLRRWEALLQAADGTGLVLLHENEKEIYGDTPERCLDLLTSFPGDGLRAVFDPANFVQCDVETFPGAYRLLEDYVVYMHIKDAVASDHHVVPAGYGDGKVPAILAALQRRGYEGFLSLEPHLGSFKGFAALEPNSPANQLPEGGPKQFAIAVAALKKILAELPQ
- a CDS encoding AraC family transcriptional regulator — protein: MLLERYYQDRESFISYSHKKDRYPETFDFHLHNFFEIYFFISGDVRYFIEKQIYQLKPGDLLLINNHEIHRPTFVTPAVYERITVHFSPELLGLFSGPGFDMLQCFTDRPKGEGNKLNLGPEQILTARRLFAQIEEVCDRAGDGAALLRLTYLIELLVYIEQLFLDIRPVAERFDPPEQLMPVLDYIEANLEEDLSLEALERRLYVNRFHLSRLFKQYAGSTLHEYIIYKRIARAKKLLAEGHNVTEACQMSGFRDYSNFIRMFKKTTGIAPGQYKKRV
- a CDS encoding FAD-binding oxidoreductase; this translates as MSHNKEPDLTGRIVLPGDPQYHAARLEFNTFFNRFPLVIVFAQETQDVVNAIRWAHYRAVPLRMRSGRHNYEGLSVVDAGIVIDVSEMKQVKVDHQRGTVTVQTGLRDIELYETLGAEGLVVPAGLCPTTGIAGFTLGGGQSSLSRPWGLIIDNLLELEMVDANGNVLYANADQHPDLFWASRGGGGGNFGICTSFRFRTHQIDTVAYASINWKLQDLEPVLRTWQNYTTPDADERLTPLLTITSGEQSLLLMQGVFLGSAEKLRRLLEPLLRAGSPQQVTIEEIPWLKAVSLIAATQPTSPLPFKSVGPFVDHLLPEEGIATIRRFINEPPQASTVTVFFHGLGGAVARVPNTATAYFYREALSNMSLFATWSAQEGIAPGIRWVEDFRRAMLPFTRGVYVNTPDLSIKNWPEAYYGGNFGRLTRVKAKYDPENVFRFPQSIPPA